From a region of the Macrobrachium nipponense isolate FS-2020 chromosome 20, ASM1510439v2, whole genome shotgun sequence genome:
- the LOC135221982 gene encoding uncharacterized protein LOC135221982 isoform X3: MKSWQVALTLAVVAVAVVPAISFQPRRILYGRCSSEEKMPRAVFMSCANRRGTCEVRIGHRHNLRAIFIPDFNSTDVDSHVRWNSWFEVPLPGQDRDACGTSIECPVTAHVPTRFTYTLDIQDFWPKNDYPVIWSLTDRETDETLVCFKFKIAIV, encoded by the exons ATGAAATCGTGGCAGGTAGCGCTGACGTTGGCGGTGGTAGCGGTCGCTGTTGTTCCAGCAATTTCTTTCCAGCCCAGAAGAATTTTGTATGGAAGATGCTCCAGCG AGGAGAAGATGCCTAGAGCTGTGTTCATGTCCTGCGCCAACAGAAGAGGCACTTGTGAAGTGCGAATCGGCCACAGACACAACTTGAGGGCCATCTTCATCCCTG ACTTCAACTCAACAGACGTAGACTCCCACGTCAGATGGAACTCGTGGTTCGAGGTCCCCCTTCCAGGACAGGACAGGGACGCCTGCGGGACCAGCATCGAGTGCCCCGTCACGGCTCATGTTCCCACCAGATTCACTTATACGCTCGATATTCAAGATTTTTGGCCAAAG AATGATTATCCTGTCATCTGGAGCTTAACCGATCGGGAAACAGACGAGACCTTAGTCTGCTTCAAGTTCAAGATCGCCATCGTCTAA
- the LOC135221982 gene encoding uncharacterized protein LOC135221982 isoform X1 produces the protein MGKSSVGLAEQTPGKMKSWQVALTLAVVAVAVVPAISFQPRRILYGRCSSEEKMPRAVFMSCANRRGTCEVRIGHRHNLRAIFIPDFNSTDVDSHVRWNSWFEVPLPGQDRDACGTSIECPVTAHVPTRFTYTLDIQDFWPKNDYPVIWSLTDRETDETLVCFKFKIAIV, from the exons ATGGGAAAGTCTTCAGTCGGACTGGCGG AACAAACTCCTGGGAAGATGAAATCGTGGCAGGTAGCGCTGACGTTGGCGGTGGTAGCGGTCGCTGTTGTTCCAGCAATTTCTTTCCAGCCCAGAAGAATTTTGTATGGAAGATGCTCCAGCG AGGAGAAGATGCCTAGAGCTGTGTTCATGTCCTGCGCCAACAGAAGAGGCACTTGTGAAGTGCGAATCGGCCACAGACACAACTTGAGGGCCATCTTCATCCCTG ACTTCAACTCAACAGACGTAGACTCCCACGTCAGATGGAACTCGTGGTTCGAGGTCCCCCTTCCAGGACAGGACAGGGACGCCTGCGGGACCAGCATCGAGTGCCCCGTCACGGCTCATGTTCCCACCAGATTCACTTATACGCTCGATATTCAAGATTTTTGGCCAAAG AATGATTATCCTGTCATCTGGAGCTTAACCGATCGGGAAACAGACGAGACCTTAGTCTGCTTCAAGTTCAAGATCGCCATCGTCTAA
- the LOC135221982 gene encoding uncharacterized protein LOC135221982 isoform X2, giving the protein MSQQQTPGKMKSWQVALTLAVVAVAVVPAISFQPRRILYGRCSSEEKMPRAVFMSCANRRGTCEVRIGHRHNLRAIFIPDFNSTDVDSHVRWNSWFEVPLPGQDRDACGTSIECPVTAHVPTRFTYTLDIQDFWPKNDYPVIWSLTDRETDETLVCFKFKIAIV; this is encoded by the exons ATGAGTCAAC AACAAACTCCTGGGAAGATGAAATCGTGGCAGGTAGCGCTGACGTTGGCGGTGGTAGCGGTCGCTGTTGTTCCAGCAATTTCTTTCCAGCCCAGAAGAATTTTGTATGGAAGATGCTCCAGCG AGGAGAAGATGCCTAGAGCTGTGTTCATGTCCTGCGCCAACAGAAGAGGCACTTGTGAAGTGCGAATCGGCCACAGACACAACTTGAGGGCCATCTTCATCCCTG ACTTCAACTCAACAGACGTAGACTCCCACGTCAGATGGAACTCGTGGTTCGAGGTCCCCCTTCCAGGACAGGACAGGGACGCCTGCGGGACCAGCATCGAGTGCCCCGTCACGGCTCATGTTCCCACCAGATTCACTTATACGCTCGATATTCAAGATTTTTGGCCAAAG AATGATTATCCTGTCATCTGGAGCTTAACCGATCGGGAAACAGACGAGACCTTAGTCTGCTTCAAGTTCAAGATCGCCATCGTCTAA